The following is a genomic window from bacterium.
TGTTTGAGCATTGTTCCACCAACGCCATATACTTCATCATCCGGATGTGCCGCAATAACCAATACCTTCAAAATTAACCCCCCTAACTCTACTTTAAATCCCAATCAGGAACTCTTCTGCTGGGAATTTTATTTAAAATCTGATTCACTCTCGCCTTTAATGCCGATATTGATTTTCTTTTTAATCTTAATTCAAGCGAAGAAATCAGTTCCATTTGAGTTAGTTGAACATTTAGCAAATAATTCGTTAATTGATTTAATGAAACTCCTTGATATTTAGATTCCCTTTCCAATCTTTTTTTCATCTCTACTGGTATTCTTATTGTAACAACCTGTGTTTTATTCATGATTTATCCTCCATTGTTTATAAAATTCATTTGGTGTAACAATTTTAAACCTAAATCCTTTTAACTCTCCTTTCTTGAAATCTTTAACATTTGAAGTAATCAAATAATCGCTATTACTTGCAAAGGCACATTCCATAAAAATATTATCCTTTTCGTCTATCAGGTTTGGTCTGAGTAAAAAATAAATAGAATGTTTTTGAGATAATGCAGCTAATAAATCTAAAGTATCTTCTACTTCAGACACTGTTAAATTCAGTACTTTTAGATTTTTTTCTCTTGTAAGCACATCATAATATTCCAAATAGGTTTGTAGTGATAAGGCTAATTTTATTTCTTCTTGTAAAATAAGTTGTAGAATATAATTAGATGCACCTGATTTACTATACAGAGCTGAGTAAATTACATTTGTATCAACCGTTATTATCATATGGTAATAATAGTATATTTGAATACAAAAGTCAAATAATAATTTTTTGGGCATCCATCTTACCCTAACGAAATTAGTAACCGTTCACCGCAGAGACACAGAGACGCAGAGAAAAAATTAAAAACTATTTACCAGACGCAGAATTCCATCACGGATTTTCATCAGTGCAAGCTTTTGAGGACCGACATATCATGATTGATTAACAAATTTGGTTTTGATGTCCTATGTAGGACAATGATTGCATCAATAATCT
Proteins encoded in this region:
- a CDS encoding putative toxin-antitoxin system toxin component, PIN family, which codes for MIITVDTNVIYSALYSKSGASNYILQLILQEEIKLALSLQTYLEYYDVLTREKNLKVLNLTVSEVEDTLDLLAALSQKHSIYFLLRPNLIDEKDNIFMECAFASNSDYLITSNVKDFKKGELKGFRFKIVTPNEFYKQWRINHE